A region from the Fusarium musae strain F31 chromosome 1, whole genome shotgun sequence genome encodes:
- a CDS encoding hypothetical protein (BUSCO:EOG092629WA), producing the protein MASAVADLEAGLQAMLNLKPPGVSGSRITSLTSLCVSNIQAESVLIQKIFTHFKKTPGTHKLGVLYVVDSVTRKWLEQAKAQAQTINSSAPDGTYAAGVNRVTELMPVLMNDILQSAPEEQKEKIKKLLDIWEKGQTFPTPMLESFREKLNAPPQNESTTPPGSPPPNVLGSQQGSASAPPTTSAAPAPSGTSILEALANIARQNTTAPPGNPLPAPTAPYNMPAVASLQPVSSATPPVSYPPASQPVNVPSLPFSLPHMGAQNGYAGSPLNIPSNPPNPVNGAMPSAAPGLGLDPSTQQQIILIKALADQGIPFDKIPALIQSLGGAGAAAAPGAPPAQQPAPYAQSPQIPGQAAWGGPSGKPEDSRMPGYGHTRSPPRFHGRSRSRSPDRGWGGRGSPRNGRDRLDYARDSPNRGRHDDRRGGEYRQRSPHGHRGRSETPLHEQGSADKWVEYDPNLPPGHIKVYSRTLFVGGVTCSESELRGIFGRFGTVQTCIVNKDKRHAFVKMLSRQDAVNAKQGTEDSRNLEVPLRTRWGVGFGPRDCSDYSTGVSVIPIHKLTEADRKWMLTAPFGGSGGQPIETGLSVEEPDIEIGAGVSSKAISRRMQTDKGGSNGPKSTRNRDEDLSRWRRSRDNGSNGHNRRDDHHDLAQDGQNMVASFPFGIGTLPNGMPNFPAGFTFPDPTNK; encoded by the exons ATGGCGTCCGCAGTCGCGGATTTGGAGGCTGGTCTCCAGGCTATGCTCAACTTAAAGCCACCAGGTGTGTCCGGATCTCGCATCACCAGTTTGACCTCTCTTTGCGTTTCCAACATCCAG GCCGAATCCGTCCTCATCCAGAAAATCTTCACACACTTCAAAAAGACACCAGGAACACACAAGTTGGGGGTACTCTACGTCGTAGACTCTGTAACCCGGAAATGGCTCGAGCAAGCcaaggcacaggcacagacaATTAACAGCTCTGCCCCGGATGGAACCTATGCCGCTGGCGTCAACCGAGTGACAGAACTCATGCCTGTTTTGATGAATGACATCCTGCAATCCGCCCCGGAAGAACAAAAG GAAAAGATTAAGAAGCTCCTTGATATCTGGGAGAAGGGTCAGACATTCCCTACTCCAATGCTCGAGTCTTTTAGAGAGAAGCTCAACGCACCACCACAGA ATGAATCGACAACTCCTCCCGGTAGCCCGCCTCCCAATGTGCTAGGCTCGCAGCAAGGCAGCGCTTCAGCTCCCCCTACGACTTCAGCTGCTCCAGCCCCTAGCGGCACATCTATTCTTGAGGCTTTGGCTAACATTGCTCGTCAAAACACAACCGCTCCTCCTGGTAACCCCTTGCCGGCTCCCACAGCACCGTATAACATGCCAGCTGTCGCGTCACTTCAACCAGTATCATCTGCTACGCCGCCAGTATCGTATCCTCCGGCGTCGCAACCCGTAAATGTGCCGTCTCTTCCTTTCAGCCTCCCACATATGGGGGCTCAGAATGGATATGCAGGCTCTCCTCTGAACATCCCAAGTAACCCACCTAATCCGGTCAATGGGGCCATGCCCAGTGCAGCACCTggccttgggcttgatccAAGCACCCAGCAACAGATCATTCTGATTAAGGCGCTCGCTGACCAAGGTATTCCATTTGATAAGATTCCTGCTCTCATTCAAAGTTTGGGTGGTGCAGGAGCCGCGGCTGCACCTGGCGCTCCCCCAGCTCAGCAGCCTGCTCCTTATGCACAGAGTCCTCAAATTCCTGGGCAAGCTGCATGGGGTGGCCCTTCAGGCAAGCCAGAGGACTCACGTATGCCAGGCTACGGCCATACAAGATCTCCTCCTAGATTCCATGGACGCTCTCGTTCGCGATCTCCTGACCGTGGCTGGGGTGGTCGTGGCTCTCCTCGAAATGGACGTGATCGCCTAGACTATGCCCGTGACTCTCCTAACCGTGGTCGTCATGACGACCGCCGCGGAGGTGAATATCGCCAGCGTAGCCCTCATGGACACCGTGGACGAAGTGAGACCCCGCTTCATGAACAAGGCTCAGCCGACAAATGGGTCGAGTATGATCCAAATCTTCCACCTGGACACATCAAGGTCTATAGCCGAACATTGTTTGTTGGTGGAGTAAC CTGCTCTGAGAGTGAATTGCGCGGCATTTTTGGCCGCTTTGGTACGGTGCAAACATGCATTgtcaacaaggacaagcgGCATGCTTTCGTAAAGATGCTTAGCCGACAGGATGCTGTCAACGCCAAGCAAGGCACTGAGGACTCCCGCAATCTAGAAGTGCCCCTTCGT ACTCGTTGGGGTGTTGGTTTCGGCCCTCGGGACTGTAGCGACTATTCAACGGGTGTCAGCGTCATTCCTATCCACAAGTTGACGGAAGCTGATCGCAAGTGGATGTTGACCGCCCCCTTTGGCGGCAGCGGTGGACAACCCATTGAGACTGGCCTGTCAGTGGAGGAGCCCGATATCGAGATCGGAGCTGGAGTCTCATCCAAGGCCATCAGTCGACGCATGCAAACGGACAAGGGCGGTAGCAACGGACCCAAGTCAACTCGCAATCGGGACGAAGACCTCTCCCGTTGGCGTCGAAGTAGAGACAACGGCTCCAACGGCCACAATCGTCGGGACGATCACCACGACCTTGCTCAGGATGGACAGAACATGGTTGCCTCGTTCCCCTTTGGGATTGGCACACTGCCAAATGGCATGCCCAACTTTCCCGCTGGCTTCACATTCCCTGATCCCACAAATAAGTAA